One stretch of Marinobacterium iners DNA includes these proteins:
- a CDS encoding GNAT family N-acetyltransferase, translated as MPRIIPVDFEGPHKTAICSVRETVFVQEQGVPAELEYDGLDAGAMHVLACVDDQPVGTGRILGDGHIGRIAVLKTHRGQGIGAEIVQALTEQAAAAGHQRAYLGAQLHATGFYERLGFAPYDETFMDAGIEHIHMEKHL; from the coding sequence ATGCCCCGAATCATCCCTGTCGATTTTGAAGGCCCGCACAAAACCGCCATCTGCTCGGTCCGCGAAACCGTGTTCGTGCAGGAGCAGGGCGTCCCCGCCGAGCTGGAATACGACGGGCTGGATGCCGGCGCCATGCACGTACTGGCCTGTGTGGACGACCAGCCGGTCGGCACCGGACGGATACTCGGCGACGGTCATATCGGCCGCATCGCCGTGCTGAAGACTCATCGTGGGCAGGGTATCGGCGCTGAAATCGTACAGGCCCTGACCGAACAGGCCGCGGCAGCCGGGCATCAACGCGCCTATCTCGGCGCCCAGCTACATGCCACCGGCTTTTACGAACGCCTGGGCTTTGCACCCTACGACGAAACGTTTATGGATGCCGGTATTGAGCATATTCATATGGAGAAACATCTGTAA
- a CDS encoding spermidine synthase, whose product MSLPGHEIYRGYDEFGAVRVLDDGDKRYLAFGDQDEQSCCLRNDPLMPEHEYVRAMLLVLLFAEPKQVISLGLGAGALNTCLHGRFAGCKQQIAELRPEVVEVAYRFFQLPRGKRIQVHTQDALGFLRHVETRKADIIFSDIYGAEGLSDQQLGEEYLTLCAERLKPGGWLVMNLWREHQGPDTLELLLQQFGTIYGCHTQSGNWIVFAAEDDHGQSQSQLEKRARMISQQLNFSLLPFLKRLKPFP is encoded by the coding sequence ATGTCTTTGCCCGGTCACGAAATCTATCGCGGTTATGACGAGTTCGGTGCCGTGCGCGTGCTGGACGATGGCGACAAGCGCTATCTGGCCTTTGGTGATCAGGACGAGCAAAGCTGTTGTCTCAGGAACGACCCGCTCATGCCGGAGCACGAATATGTGCGCGCCATGCTGCTGGTGTTGCTGTTCGCAGAACCCAAACAGGTGATCAGCCTGGGCCTGGGAGCCGGGGCGTTAAACACCTGCCTGCATGGTCGCTTTGCCGGCTGCAAACAACAGATTGCCGAGCTGCGCCCGGAAGTGGTCGAGGTCGCCTACCGTTTCTTTCAACTGCCACGCGGCAAGCGGATACAGGTCCATACTCAGGATGCCCTCGGCTTCCTGCGCCATGTGGAAACCCGCAAGGCCGACATCATCTTCAGTGATATCTATGGTGCCGAAGGGCTCAGCGACCAGCAACTGGGTGAAGAATACCTGACCCTCTGTGCCGAACGCCTGAAGCCGGGCGGTTGGCTGGTGATGAACCTGTGGCGCGAGCATCAGGGGCCGGACACACTGGAACTGCTGCTGCAACAGTTCGGCACCATTTACGGCTGCCACACCCAAAGCGGCAACTGGATCGTCTTCGCCGCTGAAGATGATCACGGCCAGAGCCAAAGCCAGCTGGAAAAACGCGCCCGCATGATCAGCCAGCAGCTGAACTTTTCATTGCTGCCGTTTTTGAAGCGCCTCAAACCCTTTCCCTGA
- a CDS encoding response regulator transcription factor, with translation MPRVLVVDDEPNILLSLEFLMQQAGFEVTTAEDAEQAQVLISQQVPDLILLDISLPGMSGFDLLEQLRADEATRSLPVVMLTAHGREVEKEKGMALGASDYITKPFSTRELVSRVQALLESGNGG, from the coding sequence ATGCCCCGCGTACTGGTTGTCGATGATGAACCGAACATTCTGCTGTCGCTGGAGTTTCTGATGCAGCAGGCGGGCTTCGAGGTGACGACGGCAGAGGATGCCGAGCAGGCGCAGGTACTGATCAGCCAACAGGTACCCGATCTGATCCTGCTGGATATCAGTCTGCCGGGCATGAGCGGCTTTGATCTGCTGGAACAGCTGCGCGCGGATGAGGCCACCCGCAGCCTGCCGGTGGTGATGCTCACGGCCCATGGCCGCGAGGTGGAAAAGGAGAAAGGAATGGCACTGGGAGCCAGTGATTACATTACCAAGCCCTTCTCGACCCGCGAACTGGTCAGCCGGGTTCAGGCCCTGCTGGAAAGCGGCAACGGAGGCTAG
- the hsdR gene encoding EcoAI/FtnUII family type I restriction enzme subunit R, with protein MTSKKVLSERDICTKFITPALEQAGWDMQKQVREEVGFTDGRIYVKGNLTTRGKRKRADYILYYKPNIPVAIIEAKDNKHSVMAGIQQGLDYATILDIPTVYSSNGDGFYEHDRTAASGSVERELPLHDFPTPEQLWERYKRYKGITTPEAERISAQDYFFDGTSRSPRYYQQIAINRTVEAIAKGQQRILLTMATGTGKTYTAFQIIHRLWKAGAKKRILFLADRNALIDQTRRGDFRHFKDKMTVIKQKKIDKSYEIYLALYQGLTNYDEDKDAYREFSPDFFDLIVIDECHRGSASEDSAWREILDYFKTATHIGLTATPKETETVSSTEYFGDPIYTYSLKQGIQDGFLAPYKVLRVGLNVDLEGWRPEAGKTDKSGQLVDDRIYNRKDYDKSLVIDERTEAVANKITEYLTKTNRFDKAIVFCVDIDHAQRMRAALANANSDLMAQNPKYVMQITGDNDEGKRELDNFINPEERYPVIATTSKLMTTGVDAQTCKLIVLDSNISSMTEFKQIIGRGTRINEEFGKTFFTILDFRNVTDLFADPDFDGDPVRVKELGEDDDFETPEEEIAEGETVTDETGEEIIFDPPTESPEIITGGEIISEPRPKYYVNGVNVAILNERIQYMDGNGKLITGSLKDYTRQKVREQYHSLDDFLSKWHSADKKEAIIDELTEQGIVLENLKEAIGKEMDIFDMICHTAFDQPPLTRAERAKQVRKRDVFTQYGEQARKVLNALLDKYADEGIENIEDIKVLKVNPFDQFGTPTEIIKLFGGKPQYLQALNQLEQALYQAA; from the coding sequence ATGACGAGTAAAAAAGTACTATCAGAACGCGACATCTGCACCAAGTTCATCACTCCCGCACTGGAACAAGCGGGCTGGGACATGCAGAAACAAGTCCGCGAAGAGGTCGGTTTCACCGATGGTCGCATCTATGTGAAGGGCAATCTCACCACTCGTGGCAAACGCAAACGGGCGGATTACATCCTTTACTACAAGCCAAATATCCCAGTCGCCATTATCGAAGCCAAAGATAACAAACACTCGGTCATGGCTGGCATACAGCAGGGGCTGGATTACGCTACCATTTTAGATATTCCCACAGTGTACAGCAGTAACGGCGATGGCTTCTATGAGCATGACCGTACTGCCGCAAGCGGCAGTGTAGAGCGCGAACTTCCACTGCACGACTTTCCAACGCCAGAACAGCTCTGGGAGCGGTACAAACGCTACAAAGGCATCACTACGCCAGAAGCCGAGCGCATCAGCGCCCAGGATTATTTCTTCGATGGCACCAGCCGCAGCCCGCGCTACTACCAGCAGATCGCCATCAACCGCACGGTAGAGGCCATTGCCAAAGGCCAGCAGCGCATTCTGCTGACGATGGCCACGGGCACCGGTAAAACCTATACCGCCTTTCAGATCATCCACCGCCTGTGGAAGGCCGGGGCCAAGAAGCGCATCCTGTTTCTGGCTGACCGCAATGCCTTGATCGACCAGACCCGGCGCGGCGATTTTCGTCATTTCAAAGACAAAATGACGGTCATCAAGCAGAAGAAGATCGACAAATCCTACGAAATCTATCTGGCGCTGTATCAAGGGCTGACCAACTACGATGAAGACAAGGACGCTTACCGCGAATTCAGCCCGGACTTCTTCGATCTGATCGTCATCGACGAGTGCCACCGTGGCAGCGCGTCGGAAGACAGTGCCTGGCGGGAAATTCTGGATTATTTTAAAACTGCCACCCACATTGGCCTTACCGCCACACCCAAGGAAACGGAAACGGTTTCCAGTACCGAATACTTCGGCGACCCCATTTATACCTACTCGCTCAAACAGGGTATACAGGACGGCTTTCTTGCCCCCTACAAGGTGCTTCGGGTCGGCCTGAATGTCGATCTGGAAGGTTGGCGACCGGAGGCGGGCAAAACCGACAAGAGCGGCCAGCTAGTGGATGATCGCATCTACAACCGCAAGGATTACGACAAGAGCCTGGTTATCGACGAGCGCACCGAAGCCGTGGCCAACAAGATCACCGAGTACCTGACCAAGACCAACCGCTTCGACAAAGCCATCGTATTCTGCGTCGATATCGATCACGCCCAGCGCATGCGTGCCGCACTGGCCAACGCCAACAGTGACCTGATGGCGCAGAACCCCAAGTATGTCATGCAGATCACCGGCGACAACGACGAAGGCAAGCGAGAACTGGACAACTTTATCAACCCGGAAGAACGCTATCCGGTGATTGCCACCACCTCCAAGCTGATGACCACCGGCGTCGATGCCCAAACCTGCAAGCTGATCGTACTCGACAGCAACATCAGCTCCATGACCGAATTCAAGCAAATCATCGGGCGCGGAACCCGCATCAACGAAGAGTTCGGCAAGACCTTTTTTACTATTCTTGATTTTCGCAATGTCACCGATCTGTTTGCCGACCCGGATTTCGACGGCGATCCGGTGCGCGTCAAAGAGCTTGGTGAGGATGACGACTTTGAGACACCTGAAGAAGAAATCGCAGAAGGTGAGACCGTCACCGATGAAACTGGCGAGGAAATTATCTTTGATCCTCCAACTGAATCTCCGGAAATCATCACCGGCGGAGAGATCATTAGCGAACCGCGCCCCAAATACTACGTTAATGGCGTCAATGTCGCTATCCTCAACGAGCGCATCCAGTACATGGACGGCAACGGCAAGCTGATCACTGGCAGCCTGAAAGACTACACCCGCCAGAAAGTGCGCGAGCAATACCACTCACTGGATGACTTTCTGAGCAAATGGCATAGCGCCGACAAAAAGGAAGCCATCATCGACGAGCTGACCGAACAGGGCATTGTGCTGGAGAACCTGAAAGAAGCCATTGGCAAGGAAATGGATATCTTCGACATGATCTGTCACACCGCCTTCGATCAACCGCCGCTCACCCGTGCAGAACGCGCCAAACAGGTCAGAAAGCGCGACGTGTTCACCCAATATGGCGAGCAGGCCCGTAAAGTGCTGAATGCCCTGCTGGACAAATACGCCGACGAAGGCATCGAGAACATCGAAGACATCAAGGTGCTCAAGGTCAACCCCTTCGACCAGTTCGGCACACCCACAGAAATCATTAAGCTTTTCGGCGGCAAGCCGCAGTACTTGCAGGCCCTGAACCAACTGGAGCAAGCCTTGTATCAGGCGGCATAA